Proteins encoded in a region of the Acidobacteriota bacterium genome:
- a CDS encoding transposase, producing MTGRKWTIEEKLAIVLEGLKGQTPISEICREHQVSQTQFYKWRDRFLEAGKKGLEGKTDFSGESSLRQEVERLQKLVGKQALQIDILKKTEEIMSRR from the coding sequence ATGACAGGAAGAAAATGGACCATCGAAGAAAAGTTAGCTATCGTTCTTGAGGGGCTCAAAGGACAGACGCCGATCTCTGAGATCTGCCGGGAGCATCAAGTTTCTCAGACTCAGTTTTACAAATGGCGGGATCGGTTCTTAGAAGCTGGTAAGAAAGGTTTGGAAGGCAAGACAGACTTTTCAGGGGAGAGTTCCTTAAGGCAAGAGGTCGAGAGACTTCAGAAGCTTGTGGGGAAGCAAGCCCTGCAGATTGACATACTAAAAAAAACGGAAGAGATCATGAGCCGGAGGTAG